The following proteins are encoded in a genomic region of Cydia strobilella chromosome 19, ilCydStro3.1, whole genome shotgun sequence:
- the LOC134749921 gene encoding uncharacterized protein LOC134749921 codes for MRCPGGVPTRLAGWRGARALLLLVCWGALCVVWLPRLRAPAPAPQHAPARQLLQSDPAVSTPAPSATPAADAHLTEDRLRADAERQLPSLPLTYWYKHRNDKNKFYKSKDCAPFPSVFDLEFHNTYWQTLRSSQGVFHLYGAYLDARNASRIGPAVRLLAVHDRIKPTLPTHCQLWFEERPEPVVVRVLEYKYVWNSKWGNYRDGVLQPYLLACVLPADVRALRPAAVSLVEKPCDRATNCLRVHFDEPPDHAQKEFAVCVKGLDFQHEDLSVRLVEWIELVRLLGADKVFFYELQVHPNISKVLAYYRARGIVESTPITLPGGQPNLPGLQHMYLKKKTTHKRQMELVPYNDCLYRHMYQYRWLALLDIDEVIVPLQDPDWSSLLKRVMPLAAPAAGKPPRSSFHASNVYYLDQLQHGWEPGAPRYMHMLQHVYRTRNFTKPGQYVKAFHETGRVLALHNHFPLACLGGACSSYALDTKQARLQHYRADCVTALSKSCQELRAEPVRDAALWRWADRLVPRVTQVLTELGLVPPDAPPQR; via the coding sequence ATGCGGTGTCCGGGCGGGGTCCCGACGCGGCTGGCGGGctggcgcggcgcgcgcgcgctgctgctgctggtgtGCTGGGGCGCGCTGTGCGTGGTGTGGCTGCCGCGCCTgcgcgcgccggcgccggcgccgcagCACGCGCCTGCGCGGCAACTGCTGCAGTCCGACCCCGCCGTCTCCACGCCCGCACCCTCCGCCACGCCCGCCGCCGACGCGCACCTCACTGAGGACCGGCTGCGCGCCGACGCCGAGCGCCAGCTGCCCTCGCTCCCGCTCACCTACTGGTACAAGCACCGCAACGACAAGAACAAGTTCTACAAATCGAAGGACTGCGCGCCGTTTCCCTCCGTGTTCGACCTCGAGTTTCACAACACGTACTGGCAGACGTTGCGCTCGAGTCAGGGCGTGTTCCATCTGTACGGCGCTTATCTTGACGCTCGAAATGCCTCGCGCATCGGCCCTGCCGTGAGATTGTTGGCCGTGCACGACCGCATCAAACCGACGCTGCCCACCCACTGCCAGCTCTGGTTCGAAGAACGACCCGAACCTGTAGTTGTACGCGTCCTCGAATACAAATACGTGTGGAACAGCAAGTGGGGCAACTACCGCGACGGTGTTCTGCAGCCGTACTTATTAGCTTGCGTGCTGCCGGCGGACGTGCGCGCTCTGCGGCCCGCTGCCGTGTCGTTGGTGGAGAAGCCGTGCGACCGCGCCACCAACTGCCTGCGCGTGCACTTCGACGAGCCGCCCGACCACGCGCAGAAGGAGTTCGCCGTCTGCGTCAAGGGGCTCGACTTCCAGCACGAGGACCTGTCCGTGCGCCTCGTCGAGTGGATCGAGCTCGTGCGGCTGCTCGGCGCCGACAAGGTGTTCTTCTACGAGCTCCAAGTCCACCCCAACATCAGCAAGGTTCTCGCGTACTACCGCGCGCGGGGTATAGTGGAGAGCACGCCGATCACGCTGCCGGGCGGGCAGCCCAACCTGCCGGGCCTGCAGCACATGTATCTGAAGAAGAAGACGACGCACAAGCGGCAGATGGAACTGGTGCCGTACAACGACTGTCTGTACCGACACATGTACCAGTACCGTTGGCTGGCGCTGCTGGACATAGACGAGGTGATTGTGCCGCTGCAGGACCCCGACTGGAGCTCGCTGTTAAAGCGCGTGATGCCGCTGGCCGCCCCGGCGGCCGGCAAGCCGCCGCGGTCGTCGTTCCACGCGTCCAACGTGTACTACCTGGACCAGCTGCAGCACGGTTGGGAGCCGGGCGCGCCGCGCTACATGCACATGCTGCAGCACGTGTACCGCACGCGGAACTTCACCAAGCCCGGCCAGTACGTGAAGGCGTTCCACGAGACGGGGCGCGTGCTGGCGCTGCACAACCACTTCCCGCTGGCGTGCCTGGGCGGCGCGTGCTCGTCGTACGCGCTGGACACGAAGCAGGCGCGCCTGCAGCACTACCGCGCAGACTGCGTGACGGCGCTGAGCAAGTCGTGCCAGGAGCTGCGCGCGGAGCCGGTGCGCGACGCCGCGTTGTGGCGCTGGGCCGACCGCTTGGTGCCGCGCGTCACGCAGGTGCTCACGGAGCTGGGGCTGGTCCCGCCCGACGCGCCGCCGCAGCGGTGA